One Cherax quadricarinatus isolate ZL_2023a unplaced genomic scaffold, ASM3850222v1 Contig3414, whole genome shotgun sequence DNA window includes the following coding sequences:
- the LOC138852018 gene encoding uncharacterized protein codes for MSLDSGMSREEKEKLLNQKMENIRRKNEELRKRHQEIEADKKNADIFSSTVTMDEVKPYKMKMPRVRPERSDRPREMLDHPPPPRPADIMPSRQRLSENDGPPPDPSYRFLSDPDRDGIEIGRDKREWGRGGRGRGKRGGRGGGSLWDGSGEDRGMESTCDREGRGIGRGGRGGFNFSEGENDGKLDSGQTEGEYGSRGDRGFNRGRGRGRSNGNSFNSDGERGYECGRGGRGRFNEKLRQENENFGAGYGAESSDCGAGGGDEGRRGKLSFASRDIRYYPDDNEDQRSDKGKGRGRGKYTQRYQDDYEDKGRQRERGRGRNHFEHRGRGRARVSTGSHLSFKDC; via the exons GAAATTGAAGCTGACAAGAAAAATGCCGATATTTTTAGTTCAACAGTGACAATGGATGAAGTAAAACCATACAAAATGAAAATGCCCAGGGTTCGTCCAGAAAGGTCAGACAGGCCTCGTGAGATGCTTGATCACCCTCCCCCCCCTCGTCCTGCAGACATTATGCCTTCCAGGCAGAGACTATCTGAA AATGATGGTCCTCCACCAGATCCTTCATACCGTTTTCTGTCTGATCCTGATAGAGATGGGATAGAGATAGGAAGAGATAAAAGAGAATGGGGAAGAGGTGGACGAGGAAGAGGAAAACGtggtgggagagggggaggaagttTGTGGGATGGGTCAGGGGAAGATAGAGGAATGGAAAGTACATGTGACAGGGAAGGAAGAGGTATTGggagaggtggtagaggtggattTAATTTTAGTGAGGGAGAAAATGATGGGAAACTAGACAGTGGACAGACTGAGGGAGAATATGGGAGCCGAGGGGATAGAGGATTTAatcgaggaaggggaagggggagaagTAATGGAAATTCTTTTAACTCTGATGGTGAACGAGGATATGAAtgtgggagagggggaagagggagattTAATGAAAAATTAAGACAAGAAAATGAAAATTTTGGTGCAGGGTATGGTGCCGAAagtagtgactgtggtgctggtggtggagatgaaggaagaagagggaagttAAGTTTTGCGTCACGAGACATCAGATATTATCCAGATGATAATGAAGATCAAAGAAGTGATAAAGgtaagggaagagggagaggaaaatATACTCAGCGTTATCAAGATGACTATGAGGATAAGGGCAGACAACGTGAAAGAGGCCGAGGACGAAACCACTTTGAACACCGAGGCAGAGGAAGGGCAAGAGTAAGTACAGGTAGTCATCTGTCATTTAAAGACTGCTAG